The Hymenobacter sp. 5317J-9 genome has a window encoding:
- a CDS encoding arylesterase, protein MKNIIFFGDSLTAGHGLRASESFPALLQQRLDEQHLPYKAYNYGVSGETSAGGRQRLASVLARHPVDVFVLALGANDGIRGIPVRETTQNLQFIIDAVRRQYPEAQLVLAGLEFPFDLGPLGGHRLAHYATEFKALFRTLAEKNSLPFVPFLLQGVLGRRELNLPDGVHPNPAGQKILAENVWQVLGPLLRQPVL, encoded by the coding sequence ATGAAAAACATCATCTTCTTCGGCGACAGTCTCACTGCGGGTCACGGCCTGCGCGCCAGCGAAAGTTTCCCCGCCCTGCTTCAGCAGCGCCTCGACGAGCAACACCTTCCTTATAAAGCCTACAACTACGGCGTGAGCGGCGAAACCAGCGCCGGCGGCCGCCAGCGCCTGGCCTCCGTGCTGGCCCGCCACCCCGTCGACGTGTTCGTGCTGGCCCTCGGGGCTAACGACGGCATCCGCGGCATTCCGGTGCGCGAAACCACCCAGAACCTGCAGTTTATCATCGACGCCGTGCGGCGCCAATATCCGGAAGCGCAGCTCGTGCTAGCCGGCCTGGAATTCCCCTTCGACCTGGGCCCGCTGGGCGGCCACCGCTTGGCGCACTACGCCACCGAGTTCAAGGCCCTGTTCCGGACCTTGGCCGAGAAAAACAGCCTGCCTTTCGTGCCCTTCCTGCTGCAGGGCGTGCTGGGCCGCCGCGAGCTCAACCTCCCCGATGGCGTGCACCCCAACCCGGCTGGCCAAAAAATCCTGGCCGAGAACGTGTGGCAGGTGCTGGGCCCGCTGCTCAGGCAGCCGGTTTTGTAA
- a CDS encoding DUF4286 family protein — protein MILYNVTSSIEPSVADEWLDYMRTTHMPEVMETGFFLKSQLCRLLNEENDGITYAAQYYCLSVEQLEQYQELCAPALRADMEKHFAGRYVSFRTVLEVVE, from the coding sequence ATGATTCTCTACAACGTCACCAGCAGCATTGAGCCCTCCGTGGCCGACGAATGGCTGGATTACATGCGCACCACCCACATGCCCGAGGTGATGGAAACCGGCTTTTTCCTCAAAAGCCAGCTCTGCCGCCTGCTCAATGAGGAAAACGACGGCATCACCTACGCCGCCCAGTACTACTGCCTGAGCGTGGAGCAGTTGGAGCAGTACCAGGAGTTGTGCGCCCCGGCCCTGCGCGCCGACATGGAAAAGCATTTTGCCGGCCGGTACGTCTCGTTCCGCACCGTGCTCGAAGTGGTGGAATAG
- a CDS encoding DUF6526 family protein yields the protein MATPTKNTAMYYPWHHFVLLPLALLMAGYAVLRYTKVAGDDDQIARLWFTVAALAVIGLGVLLMLRQHYALQLQDRICRLEVRQRYFEVSGQRFAPLEKQLTLSQILSLRLAGDAELPALAQAAATEKLSPKDIQARITDFQFDAMRV from the coding sequence ATGGCCACGCCCACCAAAAACACCGCCATGTATTACCCGTGGCACCACTTTGTGCTGCTGCCGCTGGCCTTGCTCATGGCTGGCTACGCCGTGCTGCGCTACACCAAAGTGGCCGGCGACGACGACCAGATAGCCCGGCTGTGGTTCACGGTGGCAGCACTGGCCGTCATCGGCCTCGGGGTGCTCCTGATGCTGCGCCAGCACTACGCCCTGCAGCTGCAGGACCGCATTTGCCGGCTCGAAGTGCGCCAGCGCTACTTTGAAGTGAGCGGCCAGCGTTTCGCTCCGCTCGAAAAGCAGCTCACCCTCAGCCAAATCTTGAGCCTGCGCCTGGCCGGCGACGCCGAGCTGCCCGCCCTGGCCCAGGCCGCTGCGACGGAAAAGCTTTCGCCAAAAGACATTCAGGCCCGTATTACCGATTTTCAGTTCGACGCCATGCGCGTGTGA
- a CDS encoding DUF72 domain-containing protein, with translation MDFGRLPDLRYVDFRLPPDHPETARVLARARPAQPAPARLHVGCPIWTNKEWLGSYFPAGIKEPDYLHYYAQQFNSIELNTTHYRIPDAGTVRRWREAVGPNFKFCPKLPRSISHERELFQADDLVVPMERAFAALEENLGWAFLQLPPHFGPEHLPRLERFLLDFPESVPLAVELRHPRWYSDPVLADAVFATFEALNKTLVITDVAGRRDVLPMRLTTSVAFIRFNGHGLHSTDYQRADAWAERLAAWVAQGVHDIYFFIHQKDVRHAPVFAQYFLEKIRLLTGIAVPPPFIIPQPVQGNLFGF, from the coding sequence ATGGATTTCGGCCGTCTGCCCGACTTACGCTACGTTGATTTTCGGCTGCCGCCCGACCACCCCGAAACCGCCCGCGTGCTGGCCCGGGCCCGTCCTGCGCAGCCCGCGCCCGCTCGTTTGCACGTGGGCTGCCCCATTTGGACCAATAAGGAATGGCTGGGCAGCTATTTCCCGGCCGGCATCAAGGAGCCCGACTACCTGCACTACTACGCGCAGCAGTTCAACAGCATCGAGCTGAATACCACGCACTACCGCATTCCCGATGCGGGCACGGTGCGGCGCTGGCGCGAGGCCGTGGGCCCCAATTTTAAGTTTTGCCCCAAGCTGCCGCGCAGCATCAGCCACGAGCGGGAGCTGTTTCAGGCCGACGACCTGGTGGTGCCCATGGAGCGGGCCTTCGCGGCGCTGGAAGAGAACCTGGGCTGGGCTTTTCTGCAGCTGCCGCCCCATTTTGGCCCCGAGCACCTGCCGCGGCTGGAACGGTTTCTGCTCGACTTTCCGGAGTCGGTGCCGCTGGCGGTAGAGCTGCGCCACCCGCGCTGGTACTCCGACCCGGTGCTGGCCGATGCCGTATTCGCCACCTTCGAAGCCCTCAACAAAACGCTGGTGATAACCGACGTGGCCGGCCGGCGCGACGTGCTGCCCATGCGCCTCACCACGTCGGTGGCCTTCATTCGCTTCAACGGCCACGGCCTGCACAGCACCGACTACCAGCGCGCCGACGCCTGGGCCGAGCGCCTGGCCGCCTGGGTGGCCCAGGGCGTGCACGACATCTATTTCTTCATCCACCAGAAAGACGTGCGCCACGCGCCGGTCTTCGCCCAATACTTTCTGGAAAAAATACGCCTGCTCACGGGCATTGCCGTGCCGCCACCCTTCATCATCCCGCAGCCGGTGCAGGGAAATTTGTTTGGGTTTTGA
- a CDS encoding MFS transporter: MQASSSGKTGLFSAAVIVAALGYFVDIYDLILFSIVRVQSLTELGVAPGTPEMTNQGLFLINMQMGGMLLGGILWGILGDKRGRLSVLFGSILLYSLANIANGFVTTIDQYAWLRLIAGIGLAGELGAGITLVSESLSKEQRGYGTMIVATVGVSGAMLGYWVAKFGWRPAYFVGGGLGLALLVLRVSVFESGMFQQVQAQTEVVRGNFLSLFTNPARLGKYLRVLLIGVPLWFVVGILVTLAPEFGKALGISGNVEAGLAVFWCYFGLVFGDFASGALSQLWHSRNKALKVFLGFCATLVGVYLFGVKGATPTVFYAVCFVLGVSVGFWALFVTVAAEQFGTNLRATVATTAPNFARGAVVGLVPAFKALSGALGFIPGAAVLGGLTLVVAFWAVSTLPESYGKDLDYVEE, translated from the coding sequence ATGCAAGCTTCCTCTTCTGGTAAAACCGGACTCTTTTCCGCGGCCGTCATTGTGGCCGCTCTCGGCTACTTCGTTGACATATACGACCTTATCCTGTTCAGCATTGTCCGCGTTCAGAGCCTGACGGAGCTGGGCGTGGCGCCGGGCACGCCCGAAATGACCAACCAGGGCCTGTTCCTCATCAACATGCAAATGGGCGGCATGCTGCTCGGCGGCATTTTGTGGGGCATTCTGGGCGATAAGCGGGGACGGCTGTCGGTACTGTTCGGTTCCATTCTGCTGTATTCGCTGGCCAACATCGCCAACGGCTTCGTCACCACCATCGACCAATACGCCTGGCTGCGGCTCATTGCCGGCATCGGCCTGGCCGGCGAGTTGGGCGCGGGCATCACGCTGGTCAGCGAAAGCCTCTCGAAGGAGCAGCGTGGCTACGGCACCATGATAGTGGCCACCGTGGGCGTGAGCGGGGCCATGCTGGGCTACTGGGTGGCCAAGTTTGGCTGGCGCCCGGCCTACTTTGTGGGCGGCGGGCTGGGCCTGGCCCTGCTGGTGCTGCGCGTGAGCGTGTTCGAGTCGGGCATGTTTCAGCAGGTGCAGGCCCAGACCGAGGTGGTGCGCGGCAATTTCCTGAGCTTGTTCACCAACCCCGCGCGCCTGGGCAAGTACCTGCGCGTGCTGCTGATTGGGGTGCCGCTGTGGTTTGTGGTGGGCATTCTGGTGACGCTGGCGCCGGAGTTTGGCAAGGCCCTGGGCATCAGCGGCAACGTAGAGGCGGGGCTGGCCGTGTTCTGGTGCTACTTCGGGCTGGTGTTTGGCGACTTCGCCTCCGGGGCGCTCAGCCAGCTGTGGCATTCCCGCAATAAGGCGCTGAAAGTGTTTCTGGGCTTCTGTGCCACGCTGGTGGGCGTGTATCTGTTTGGGGTGAAGGGCGCTACGCCCACCGTCTTCTACGCCGTGTGCTTTGTGCTGGGCGTGTCGGTGGGCTTCTGGGCGCTATTTGTGACGGTGGCCGCCGAGCAGTTTGGCACCAATCTGCGGGCCACCGTGGCCACCACCGCGCCCAATTTCGCCCGCGGCGCCGTGGTGGGCCTGGTGCCCGCCTTCAAGGCCCTGAGCGGGGCACTGGGTTTTATTCCGGGGGCGGCCGTGCTGGGCGGCCTCACGCTGGTGGTGGCCTTCTGGGCCGTGAGCACCCTGCCCGAGAGCTACGGCAAGGACCTGGATTATGTGGAAGAATAA
- a CDS encoding ATP-dependent Clp protease proteolytic subunit — MLNRTEFRKFAVHGQGLNGLRVDHYLNHVEGLARPYVQGMTRSVIEERPTRFAEIDVFSRLIMDRIIFLGQAVDDNIANIINAQLLFLESANAKKDILLYINSPGGSVYAGLGMYDTMQYVRPDVATICTGLAASMGAFLLCGGALGKRSALPHARVMIHQPSGGVQGPSADIEITAREVVKLRQELYGIYAERTGKTYQQIHDDSDRDYWMRADEAKEYGLIDEVLTRQ, encoded by the coding sequence ATGCTGAACCGAACTGAATTCCGCAAATTTGCCGTGCACGGCCAAGGCCTTAATGGCCTGCGCGTCGACCATTACCTGAACCATGTCGAGGGGCTGGCCCGGCCTTACGTGCAGGGCATGACCCGCTCGGTTATTGAGGAGCGGCCCACGCGCTTCGCAGAAATCGACGTGTTTTCGCGCCTGATAATGGACCGCATCATCTTCCTGGGCCAGGCCGTCGACGACAACATTGCCAACATCATCAACGCCCAGTTGCTCTTTTTGGAGTCGGCCAACGCCAAGAAAGACATTCTGCTCTACATCAACTCGCCGGGCGGCTCGGTGTATGCGGGCCTAGGCATGTACGACACCATGCAGTACGTGCGGCCCGACGTGGCCACCATCTGCACGGGGCTGGCGGCCAGCATGGGCGCGTTTCTGCTCTGTGGCGGTGCCCTCGGCAAACGCTCGGCCCTGCCCCACGCCCGCGTCATGATTCATCAGCCTTCGGGCGGCGTGCAGGGCCCGTCGGCCGACATCGAAATCACGGCCCGCGAGGTGGTGAAGCTGCGCCAGGAACTCTACGGCATCTACGCCGAGCGCACCGGCAAAACCTACCAGCAAATCCACGACGACTCGGACCGTGACTACTGGATGCGGGCGGATGAAGCCAAGGAATACGGGCTGATTGACGAGGTACTGACGCGGCAGTAG
- a CDS encoding septal ring lytic transglycosylase RlpA family protein, which produces MILFRPSVVLVLSSCFFFLLTFLGAPAHATTARGTRKTAISAPSAAGTTVLRGRASWYASSFQGRRTTSGERYNRFKYTCAHKTLPFGTRLRVTNVKNGKSVVVRVSDRGPFRHQRILDLSEIAARPLGITECGAATVVAEVVSETTPLGPATTPDNLAALYAADPNPDAAFTTYLVPAAIDSAASTVKPALVAASATPKGKAISPAEAVNCPVGFLIQAGSFVDAANAQAVQARIKSLLPDVNVTISQELLDGRQRSRVLVGNFGEKPEAEAVRQQMLVWGIGGLVREVALR; this is translated from the coding sequence ATGATTTTATTTCGTCCCTCGGTAGTACTCGTCCTTTCCAGTTGCTTCTTTTTTCTGCTGACTTTCCTGGGCGCCCCGGCGCACGCCACCACTGCCCGTGGCACCCGCAAAACAGCAATTTCTGCCCCCAGCGCCGCCGGCACCACGGTATTGCGCGGCCGGGCCTCCTGGTACGCGAGTAGCTTTCAGGGACGACGCACCACCAGCGGGGAGCGTTACAACCGTTTTAAGTACACCTGCGCCCACAAAACCCTGCCTTTCGGCACCCGCCTGCGGGTCACCAATGTGAAGAACGGCAAGTCGGTGGTGGTGCGCGTGTCCGACCGTGGCCCCTTCCGCCACCAGCGCATTCTGGACCTGTCCGAAATTGCCGCCCGCCCGCTGGGCATCACCGAATGCGGCGCCGCCACCGTGGTGGCCGAAGTAGTGTCCGAAACCACGCCCCTGGGCCCCGCCACCACGCCCGACAACCTGGCCGCCCTCTACGCCGCCGACCCCAACCCCGACGCCGCTTTCACGACCTACCTGGTGCCCGCTGCGATTGACTCGGCTGCTTCGACCGTGAAGCCAGCGCTGGTGGCCGCATCGGCTACCCCCAAGGGCAAGGCCATCTCGCCGGCCGAAGCCGTGAACTGCCCGGTGGGCTTCCTCATTCAGGCCGGCTCGTTTGTGGATGCCGCCAACGCCCAAGCCGTGCAGGCCCGCATCAAATCCCTGCTGCCCGACGTGAACGTGACCATTTCGCAGGAGCTGCTCGACGGCCGGCAGCGCAGCCGCGTGCTGGTGGGCAACTTCGGTGAAAAGCCAGAAGCCGAAGCCGTACGCCAGCAGATGCTGGTGTGGGGCATTGGCGGGCTGGTGCGCGAAGTGGCGCTGCGGTGA
- a CDS encoding cation diffusion facilitator family transporter, which produces MPHDHAHAGHQHAAPPPGGGFNAAFAIGIALNLVFVVAETVGGLWANSAALLSDAGHNLSDVLSLALAWGAAWLAGRPATRRYTFGYRGATIQAALLNTALLYAALGFILWETIDHLRHPEPVNGRWVMFLAGIGILINGVTALLFRSGQKGDVNVRGAYLHMLTDALVSVGVVAGGGLVLLTGWAWLDPVISFIILAIIAYSSWGLLRDSLRLGLQAVPDGIDPEAVHNYLLQQPEVQSVHDLHIWSLSSSGHDAALMAHLVRPGGADAQWLAALSKGLEEEFHIHHSTVQVEDGPTPGGCHSGCNDPKGTAEALLTHQ; this is translated from the coding sequence ATGCCCCACGACCACGCCCACGCCGGCCACCAGCACGCCGCCCCGCCGCCCGGCGGCGGCTTTAATGCCGCCTTCGCCATTGGCATTGCTCTGAACCTGGTTTTTGTAGTAGCCGAAACCGTGGGCGGCCTCTGGGCCAATTCCGCCGCCCTGCTCTCCGACGCCGGCCACAACCTGAGCGACGTGCTCAGCCTGGCCCTGGCCTGGGGCGCGGCCTGGCTGGCGGGGCGCCCGGCCACCCGGCGCTACACGTTTGGCTACCGCGGCGCCACCATTCAGGCGGCGCTGCTGAACACGGCCCTGCTCTACGCCGCACTGGGCTTCATTCTGTGGGAAACCATCGACCACCTGCGCCACCCCGAGCCCGTGAACGGCCGCTGGGTGATGTTTCTCGCAGGCATTGGCATCCTCATCAACGGCGTCACGGCTCTGCTTTTCCGCAGCGGGCAGAAGGGCGACGTGAACGTGCGCGGCGCCTACCTGCACATGCTCACCGATGCGCTGGTGAGCGTGGGCGTGGTGGCGGGCGGCGGCCTGGTGCTGCTCACGGGCTGGGCCTGGCTCGACCCGGTTATCAGCTTTATCATTCTGGCCATCATTGCCTATAGCTCCTGGGGCCTGTTGCGCGACAGTCTGCGCCTGGGCCTGCAGGCCGTGCCCGACGGCATCGACCCCGAAGCTGTGCACAACTACTTGTTGCAGCAGCCCGAAGTGCAGTCGGTGCACGACCTGCACATCTGGAGCCTCAGCAGCTCGGGGCACGACGCGGCCCTCATGGCTCACCTCGTGCGGCCCGGCGGCGCCGATGCCCAGTGGCTGGCCGCCCTCTCCAAGGGGTTGGAAGAGGAATTCCACATTCACCACAGCACGGTGCAGGTGGAAGACGGCCCCACGCCCGGCGGCTGCCACAGCGGCTGCAACGACCCCAAAGGCACGGCCGAAGCGCTGTTAACGCATCAGTAA